Within the Nitrospira sp. CR1.1 genome, the region TACTCCGCATAATTCGCCAACTTGCCGCCACGAGCGACCACGGCATCCGAGTAATACACACTGGCGCCTCCGCCGGCAGGCAACATGGCTGTATCGCCGCCAGGAATTTCAATGAATTTGACTGAGCCCTTGATCTTGCTATCGACTGCCATGACCTCGAGCTCCTGCCTGGAGTACGCTCGGCCGAATTCCGCGGCAAAGGCAAAGTTCCAATCGGGGTGTCTGAACTTGGCATCACCATCGAGAAGCGTGACCGCATCAAGGGCAACCAGTTCATCATCCCCGGCTCGAAGAACCACCGGATTGACTTCGAGATACTGCGCGTCTTCACTATCAAAGCACGCAAACATTTTCCCGGCGAACTCAGCCATCTTTTTGGCGAGCGCGCCCGAGAATCCTGCTTCCTTACTCAGCTTTTCGAGGGATTCCGGGGAGGGGGATTGCCCAATCTCGAGACACAAACGTTTGACACGATCCCAATTTGATTCAACTTCAATTCCGCCACAATTGGCCACAAGAATCTCACTGCCTTCGCGCGTCGATTTCACGGCACAATAATATTCTTCCTTGTGCGGGATCATTTCGGAAACAATGACCTGAGTCACGGTGATGCTACCGACTTGTCGGCCAATCATCTCCTTGGTTGCGGCTTCCGCAGCCTTGAAATCTAAATCAACCTTGACCAAGCCCAGTTTGAAACGCGAGCCGAGCGCTTCGTGCGCTTTGGCAACAAGCTTAGATTTCTTCAACCATTCATTGGCTTGCCCCAATCTGGTCAGCTCATCAACTGAAGTGACGACCACGTAATTGGGGACATTGATTCCCCACTTCTTCATCAGCCCCATCCCGGGACCTTCCAGCACTTTCGCCATGATTGACGACTCCTTGGTGTGTGAGAGGGCAGAGAAACGGAGCGACAGAGTACCGAATTCCGTCGATTAGCTCAATCCTCCAAAGGGCCTACGCTACGAGCTCAGAAGTCCTACCACAATGCGCACTGAAGATTCACCACCATAAATTACTGATAAGCTTATCTTGTCATGACGAATGTCAAGATGAACAACCACCGACACTCCGCGCCTAGCCAACCCGAGGGCGACGAATCCGTTGACATTGAGGACAGTAAAATGAACTTCGTTCACCGACGGATCGCTTAATCACCGTCCCGCAATCGTTCGGGCAGGACTCGCCGGACTTGGCATAGACTAAATGCCGGCGCTTGTACTGTCCCTCCGTCCCATCCGGTGCAAAATAATCCCGTACGCTAGATCCCCCCATAGCGATGGCCTCGCGTAAGACGTCGACCATAATTTCATGCAGCCGCATCACCGCCTTTTCTCCCACCTGATTGGCGGCCTGGTCCGGATGAAGCCGGGCACGAAACAGGATTTCATTGGCGTAAATATTCCCAATCCCTGCGATAGCCTGTTGATGCATCAGCAGAGGTTTCAACCTGCTACGTGTAGATGAAAGCAATTGCACAAATTGCTTGAGACTTATCAGAAGAGGATCTGGCCCAAATCGACGAGAGGTATATTGATCCAGCCCGGCCTGGTCCAACAACGAAAGTCGTCCGAATCGACGAGGATTCCAATATCGAATCTCAGGTTCTTCCCCTCCTTCAAGTTGCAGGACAAAATGCGTATGTTGCGGGTATTTAGTCGGCGTATTCCGGAACAATAGCAGCCCTGTCATGCCCAATTCGGCTGCAAGAAATCGTGTCTGCGCTGCGCGGAGAAATGTGATGATGACACTCTTCCCTCTTCGCTCAACTCCTGTAATCGTTGCCCGGCGGAACCACTCCAAGGTGGACAAACCTTCCCGGACAATGTCTCCTCGCCCCACCCAGCAATCGCTCACCATGGCTCCAACAACTCGTTCGCGCAATTGACGCGTAGCGACTTCTGCTTCAGGCAATTCAGGCATGGGAAAAGGGGTCCTACACAAAGGGGAGGGAGATCCCCAAATAGCTAAATTACGCCATGGAGATGGGAGAAAATGCAACTCCCGCGGGCGCACATTCAAACAATTGGCAAAGAAACAGATGTAAGAACACACAGAACGGGTGAGGACTGAGAACGGGAAAGGGACTATCTGCGTTTTCGCAGATAACCTAAGAGCGGGAAGATTCCTTTATCCCCTGACGCTTGCGGCAAACATCCTCGATAACCTCACCAAGGCGAGGCAAGGGCATGCCACCTGGGCGTCTGGTGAGGGCCAGCTTAAGCGCGTCGGCATATGTCATGCCCTCTACACAGCAAAGATAGGCGATTACTATGGAGACCGAGCGTCCCATGCCCGCTCGACAACACACCATCAAGCGATTGTTAGGCAAGTGCGCCTCGATCCAGTGCACTGCTTCGTACACGGCTGTCACCGCTGGCTCACCAAACTCCTTCAAGGGAATCTTGGCATAGATAACCCGATGAGGAACCGTCACATTTTGCTCCTCTGCGACCATGAGTATCGCCCCGACTTGCGACGGAGGATTCTTCGCATCTTCGGCATTACCCACGAGGAGACGCTTGTTGATCATATGCATTGTGGGGTTAGTATAGGGTGCTGTGTGAGGGGGTCAAGGAATTCGTACGATTTGCCGTCCGACAATTGAAGAACTCCCATAGTGATGAGTATACTCTCCTCAGGTACCGAGGAAACATGATGACTCTTATTCCGATAGACCAGATAGAACAGCGGCTATCCAGTGTGCAGTGCGCCATCTGCAAAACGAACACATTCGGCATTGATCGTCGCACATTACAACCTGACGGAGAATGCCGCGGCGTGTGCCTGAAATGCCGCTATAGCTTTCCGGTGTATACGGACATGGACTTTTATGTGCGGACTCAACCGGATATTCCATACCGGCTCAAAGAGATTTCTTGCCCAAACTGTCAACACCAAGGGGTCTCTCTCGACTTCCGGATTACCATGTCTGTCAGAGAC harbors:
- a CDS encoding ATP citrate lyase, translated to MAKVLEGPGMGLMKKWGINVPNYVVVTSVDELTRLGQANEWLKKSKLVAKAHEALGSRFKLGLVKVDLDFKAAEAATKEMIGRQVGSITVTQVIVSEMIPHKEEYYCAVKSTREGSEILVANCGGIEVESNWDRVKRLCLEIGQSPSPESLEKLSKEAGFSGALAKKMAEFAGKMFACFDSEDAQYLEVNPVVLRAGDDELVALDAVTLLDGDAKFRHPDWNFAFAAEFGRAYSRQELEVMAVDSKIKGSVKFIEIPGGDTAMLPAGGGASVYYSDAVVARGGKLANYAEYSGDPPDWAVEVLTEKVCSLPGIRNIIVGGAIANFTDVKKTFGGIINGFRKAKSEGKLKNVKIWVRRGGPREKEGLDAMRALKDEGFDINVFDRNTPLTDIVDKALQAK
- the mutM gene encoding DNA-formamidopyrimidine glycosylase, translated to MPELPEAEVATRQLRERVVGAMVSDCWVGRGDIVREGLSTLEWFRRATITGVERRGKSVIITFLRAAQTRFLAAELGMTGLLLFRNTPTKYPQHTHFVLQLEGGEEPEIRYWNPRRFGRLSLLDQAGLDQYTSRRFGPDPLLISLKQFVQLLSSTRSRLKPLLMHQQAIAGIGNIYANEILFRARLHPDQAANQVGEKAVMRLHEIMVDVLREAIAMGGSSVRDYFAPDGTEGQYKRRHLVYAKSGESCPNDCGTVIKRSVGERSSFYCPQCQRIRRPRVG